From the Rhinoraja longicauda isolate Sanriku21f unplaced genomic scaffold, sRhiLon1.1 Scf001853, whole genome shotgun sequence genome, the window atttcctgcggttctccatctccgggtccttgtcattctctccgttgctgcggccccggagacccctgcggactctgctggccgctaCAATCCGCCTGACCGTCAGCACATTGAGCAGAAGGATCAGAAAGAACGGGAGACAAGGGGTTAGAACGCGGTGTGTGACAGCATATGTGGTCCATGCAGACGACGTATAGTAGGTGGGTTTAGTGTAGCACAGCCAGGGAAGATTATCAAATTCGTAGCCAGGCTCCAACGTAAAACACCTGGGGATATtctccaaacagcccagcactatcactgccccgataactgcagccgccgttctctcggtacaatattttattttcagcttctcacaacaaatggccacaaaccgatcgaaggtgaaggctaccgtcagccagacagagaccgcgGTGGTTGCAAAGACCAGGAATTCGACAGTCGTGCACACGGGAGTAATGTTGAGAAAAGAATAAGGGAAGAGAAATAGAATAGTCTGACGTAGAAAGGGATCAGTGATGCCGACCAGGAGATcagacgctgccatggccaccaggtagcgtgtgatgcatttggagagaccgcatttacctcgacagagtatcactatcgccaacaggttcactgtgaaggggagaagaaataTTACTGACACAAGACCTGCACAAATGTATCTGAGCAACATTGTCTGATTGGAAGGTTTTCAAACTTGGATGCGTTGACCAAATGACCCGAAAATGCTCAGAGACTGCAGCGTTTGGGTCACGGTGCGCACGCAACCCATCAAACGCCAATGTATATGAGGTTCACAGCTTTTAATTccgtccacattctcatcaactgccctccagattgcagcatccatCCACACTCAGGACCGTATTGTAGTGGGAGAACCATTAATAGGCAGGTCAACTGCACGTGGGAGGAAAGACGAGCGCAGCCAGGAATAGCGCGGAGTCGGAGGACGACCGATGAAACATTGCACATGTGGAGATTGAACCTGCATCTCCGGAACTGTGCGACATCGGCAGTACTGACTGTGGCGCGGTGGCGAGGATGTAGAGAGAGTGGCGCAGTCCAGGATAAACAACGGGCATGACGTACACACTGCGGCAGTTACAGAAGGAAAATGGATATCTGACGAAATTAAACAAGTTAATTattgaaacagaaataaaatgtttgtttaacgTCGGCAGCGCCGGAGTACTTCACGGAATGTCTCACAGCATGAGCACGTAcatgaaaatcaaagacaaaacaaattacCGAAAACAGCGACAGTCGCTATGGTAGGGTTATATATATCTTCAATTCGATAGATCAGTGGATATCCCATAGCTGTGAGACACAATTAACTCCTGTAGCTCCGTCAGTCCGTCATCGCCGCAGCTCTGTGGCCCTGCCTTCTGGTGCGCACCGAGATATACAGAGCGATAGGTCTCCAGCGACAAGAACTCATACCTGCTGATCATCATTAGTGACGCTCAAGAAACAAACACCTTGCGTCACAGCCATTGAGTGCACCATGGGAGATGACAAGCAAATAACTTGAGGATCGAGTAAAAAAACAAAGCGGGTCGCTGAAAAAGGAGTCTGAATAATGGTCACTATCCGAaacgtcatatcatatcatatatatatacagccggaaacaggctttttcggccctccaattccgtgccgcccagtgatccccgtacattaacactatcctccactagggacaatttttacatttaaccagccaattaacctacaaacctgtacgtctttggagtgtgggaggaaaccgaagatctcggagaaaacccacgcaggtcacggggagaacgtacaaactccttacagtgcagcgcccgtagtcaggatcgaacctgagtctccggcgctgcattcgctgtaaagcagcaactctaccgctgtcatcTCCAcacgttctccaaaaatgctgcctgaccctctgttacaccagcactttatgtatgtttcactgaaagtaagaattcatGCTTTCCAATGAATTGATGGTCCATGACACTAGGTTATTTCATTTAACGTTGGTGTGATTTCGATGAGTATCACCATTGATCCCATCTACCACTGCAGCTATcgtattttatttccaaaaataaatcatcattcacGCCACGGTGTCCCTGATATTGCAAGACAGATACTGAAATATTCGTTTGAATTTCCATTCGACATTTCTTCCTCACATTTTTGATCACGAATAGTAGTGGTGATATAATGCTGCTTTCCCGCCTTGATAACCGCATCTGCTCCAACAGTCCCCGGTCCAGGCGTGCTTCTCACACACTCCCTTCCTTCCATTAATCCCAGTTCCACTGAATATCGACCctgataaaatattactttcgaagataataacaagcatctgcaattactggtttatgccaaagataaacacaaaacactggagtagctaagcggggcaatgtatattttataatattttatataatggcagtttctataccgtctcaaagtccaacttcgatagccattactgctcgggatggagtggaggtatgGCTGATGcaaacaccgcactctgagataacaaaaacaaatactccaaacgctgtttcttgactaattggtctttattaacgtagcacacatcaaaagagtaattcataacttttcgttcttatcaactgtttcttctgcaaacaatacagtcgagatTGTGTAGTCGTGTGTTCGTGGTTGTGGTAGTGTGGTCGTAtggttaaaaactgtattctctccatcctccgagactgaaCTGACACCCAATCTCTCTGGCTAcggtagcctcctcagatgtaggcactcctcattacgtatcaaatcacacccacaaacatgcaacaacaaaaaaacagaaactagaaatattaaacaaagccataatataatgatagtaaccaaTTTAAGCGTAATTGGCTCCTACacatcggcccctaattgttctccgtatacatcgaagcaattatcaatagatattaaacggaacaataaaaGCTTACGAAGTTGCGACAACATGTGACTTCTTCCTCAATGCCCGATCTGTTCATAAATATGGCgtcacagcaatgttgaaatatgaaagttcttcgagagaataataggatgcttagcctcttcaggcatcgctagtttattcaggcgaccagctagtctcagaattcctttatccagtatttgatcaagcctatataaatgacaacttcttttaacatcatgctcaccagattgtaatgttgatagcgcttccttgtatccttgtctttgacagaaagagaaggctgcattttctgccttaacaaGATTATCATGACATGAGCATTGTCCCCGGTATGAggccttaaagacttgcatctctttgtcaaccttttctttcagcttgtcagaatctgtttcaaggctgctcatagcagcccgagtttcctttctcttacgagtccgctgcaaaagcattgtatttactttaagaaaccaagctaccacagcTTTTAACTTATTCCATGAGGAGAAATGGTAATATATCACAtgtaatggtggtgctgactcgaagggccgaatggcctactccgtcacctattgtctatggtctattgtctattgtttattaaatagtttgttcaatccaatggatccttgataatggcgttcactgagatgtcttgcttgatctcagtattgttagcagagatttcagtttctaggttaaaccttggccattctcgctctgttttacagagaaactctggcccactgatccatctcttactgctccagaatcggtttgctgttaatcctctcGAGGTTTCATCTagagattttccttggtattaacatacttccactgtgatacattagtagcatcccttacaaaagagatcctgtttgctaccaatgttaggaagcgtttgttttcattgttgatgtacttaagcactgtcatgctatcagtccagaaggtagattcctccagcttaagctgctgttctgtttgcagtaatatgtaaattctgacagctaagactgcggctgcaagctccattctggtcatttgcttcattggtgccactctggccttttccattaagaatgcagcatgtacttcattgttatcagtttccagtctcagatatgaaactgTACCGTAAGaattttcacttgcgtcagacaaataatgcagctgtgcaaatttgattcggccaaagtttgtaggcttcatacaccggtccaccctgaactccgagatcttgtcgagatctactaaccactctgtccatcgctgagagaagatttgcattgtactctcatcccattcaaatttcttcttgcagacatcttgtaaaaattacttggctggtagtgtaaatggtgcaagaaatcccaacgcGTCGTAAAGAGAACCAAGCACGGACAGGATtctccgtcttgtacatggtcgttcttgaatcgaaattatgaacttgaatacatctgtttcaacgcaccagtgcaatcgcaaagctctctccatgggcagattgtctttgttcaaatccaactcccgggtctccttggatctgttatctagtggaatggtttccaatacagcacggctgttgctgatccatttcgatagcatgaatcctcccttattgcagagggaagtcagatgttttaccatttggattgcttcctgttccatcgacatggattttaaacaatcgtccacatagaaatagctctttacggtgtttgtcacttcttctggaaagtgagcttcattgtcctcggcgcttttcctcaatgcgaagtttgtataacttggtgatgacactactcctgtattcaacgagatcttgtggtgcatcaccatccggccaccataggaatcgcaaggagttaacatgcttttccgataccttgacctgatgaaacattgccttgatatccgccatcaaagccaccGGCGCTCATCTGAATCCGAAAAGAACTCCGATGATTGAGTTCGTTCGGTCTGGATCCTGCAGCAGGTGAcaattaagtgatttacccttgaaaaccgtaGCACAGTCGAAGAgcactcttaaagttcctttaTTTGAATGATACCACCAATGTGTGGGAtgtaccaaagctctccatcacatcgattcagctggtcttctagtaccatttcagcataaccattattaatcatcTCCGTCAGGAAAGGTGTATATTCTtcatgaaattttgtattcttgccaaacgcgtttcagatcctaaaggcgttgttctgcaatgcagcggttaatcggcagactaacactttcttgtttgaaaggtaagtctaggcaatggtgcccttctatcatctttactgagtgattactaatttccaaaaagttcccaacatcccctccttccacttgaaCCACCCTCCTCCTAACCccgcctccatctccccctcccccccattctcctcccaccccccctcctccatccccacccaccacccccttaactactcggccccctcctcccccccaaccccctcctcctcctcccccacacctccgcctcccccaccccttctcacctACTCGATCCCCGTactcctcctcaccccaccccccctcaccgctccatccccctcctcctccccccatacccgctcctcttccccatacccccctcacccactccatccccaccccctccacccccccttcctcaccctcccctctccctctcctcctccctccttctccttcccccttcctcctccccatcctccccacctgacgctctcgtcacccccacccctcacctcgccCCCTACCCCCATTggaaagaggagaggaaaggggagagggaaggggagagttaaGGGGGAGGAAGGCATTGAGCACGGCCGTCCCGTCAGCCGGCAGGGTTCCCTCCCCTCTTGGAGCGGaagaggcgactacacctcccggcggtcaggaatgtcaggcgcgaggcacGGCGGGACAGCCGGCGGTGCTCCCGGGGGTGGGGAAagcgtgcattagttaaaggtccgggggaggggaacgcattagttaaagatccgggggaggggagcgcattatttaaaggcccgggggggcgcattagttaaaggtccgggggggagcgcattagtgaaaggttcgaggggggggagagcattagttaaatgtccagggggggagcgcattagtttcggtccgggggggggggggggggtgcattagttaaaggtgcagggggggagcgcattagttaaagttctgggaggggggagcgcattagttaaaggtccgggtgaggggaagcgcattagttaaaggtccgttgGGGGGGCGGGAGCGCATTCGTTTTCcgtccggggggagcgcattagttaaaggtccggggggagcgcattcgttttcggtccggggggggggagcacattagttaaaggtccagaggggggagcgcattagttaaaggtccggggggggcagcgcattagttaaagatccggggggagcgcatttgttaaaggcccagggggggagcgcattagttaaaggtccgaggggggcgggggagcgcattagttaaaggtccggagggGAGCGTATTAAAGTTCCGGGGGGAGGGCGCATTagataaaggtccggggggaggggtgcgcattagttaaaggtccggaggaggggcgcattagttaaaggtccgtggggggaaGCGCATCGGTtagaggtctgggggggggggggtgggggagtgcattagttaaagatccatGGGAGGAGCGCATCAGCTAAAGttctgggggttgggggggccgcattagttaaaggtctcggggggagcgcattagttaaaggtccgggggggcattagttagtccgtggggggagcgcattagttaaaggtccgggggggagcgcatttcttAAAGGtacgggggggcgcattagttaaaggtttaaatgtcggtggggggggggggggcgcattagttagcaTGCTAGTATGACTTGTCCATAGTTACCTGGTTTCTCTTTGCAGCCAGTTtagatggttgtcaagaattatCGCAGGGAGGTTTTTTTCAGCTGAGGAATCGGGCAGCTGATGGGGCTTATTTCAGAGAAGTGGGAAGtgtttattttgggaagtcaattcaggtcctgaccttcactggggagtttggtcgagcagatggattaaactttcacagatctgtgtaagaggcatcacaggtaaataggtggtgcagaggatttaaggcatcgaccctcatcagtcagggaaataaATATAGACGTTGGAAGTCTATGTTCGGCTGGTCAAGAAATTTCTGTCTCTGATCTCAAAACTGCATCTTTCCGTTTCAACGTGTCTCAGTTAGCGCCGTGAAAGG encodes:
- the LOC144591780 gene encoding putative G-protein coupled receptor 139; translation: MLLRYICAGLVSVIFLLPFTVNLLAIVILCRGKCGLSKCITRYLVAMAASDLLVGITDPFLRQTILFLFPYSFLNITPVCTTVEFLVFATTAVSVWLTVAFTFDRFVAICCEKLKIKYCTERTAAAVIGAVIVLGCLENIPRCFTLEPGYEFDNLPWLCYTKPTYYTSSAWTTYAVTHRVLTPCLPFFLILLLNVLTVRRIVAASRVRRGLRGRSNGENDKDPEMENRRKSIVLLFSITGTFIMLWATQAVFYIFAGFAKIGDDGSPTGYYYITIAASGFLQLLSTCTNTCIYVATQSKFRQELMNAVKFPLRVIRALVHS